The Tenrec ecaudatus isolate mTenEca1 chromosome 11, mTenEca1.hap1, whole genome shotgun sequence region AACATAATGACTTTTTCGTAGTAGTCATCTGGCTGCACAGCTTGTTTTTATGGTTTTTCTGAAGAatgtgcagggggagggggagacaggTAACAagcatatatataaaacattccCCAACTTAACTAATGCCTACAATAAAAAGCACATCGTTGAAGTCACTTCTAAGGTGTTTGGGGAAAAAACAGGCAAAGAATTATAAGCTATGTTTTTACAGTGTTACAGTGGAAtggcataaaaattattttatatacatttgaaaATCTATACTATTACTGAAATTTCTCAAGTCGAAGCAATGAGCTCTAACCTACCTACGGGGCCTAATTCTAAAGGAAAGTCAGATGTGTGTTAGGTGTTCTGAAGTAAGTTTCTTCACCCCCGAGTGGTGAAGCTATCTTGTTAAGAATTGGATGGTTGTTAAAATTTTTACCCAATCCATGGAATGTGGGTCTGCCCTGCTCAAGGCGGCCAGAGTTGAGCCACAATGGCTGTTAACAATCTGGCCTAAAAGCTTTCAAAAAGTCCTTAAAAGTATAATAAACAATAGTGGGCATTTGCTTTCTAGAGTCTTCTTAAGGATTCACAAAAAGGAGCCTATACAAAATATACATACAGTTCTTTATTAAACAACTGTAAACACTTCACTGTAAAAATCCATAAAACTTTATAAACAAACATTTTGTAAATAGAATCTATGCTACAGTAAAAGAATTAACACAATTATTTACATGCAATACTGACAAATTTGgcacttttttaaaagaaatgtacaaaacgcttaaaaagaaaatgaaaattagaaAAAACTCAGAGCATCACTGTCATGCACTTTGCAAATACCTCACAAGCACTTATGGCACAGCTCGCGAGAGTCCCAGGGGTCTTTACGTAACCTTTAACGTGCTTCCGTAAGTCTGTTGTAAAACCACCTGAACATTgtctagaataaaatcaaatgccATATTCCAAACCGATTCCACCGACTGCTGCATCAACCtgaaagtgggggaaggagaaGCATCATTACAAAAACATGCCTTGCTGCAGGTTTAATAACTACGTTTTTAATTTCCAGTATAAAAATAGATCTTAGCAAAAACATGAAATAATAGCACACAAAAAAAGCCTTCCCTGTGGATTTAATCATGTATTTAAAGCTCAAGGAGAATAAGCACCTTTTCGCTACAATTCAAAATAGCGGGCATGATTAACTACAGGTGTCGGTTATTGTGACTGCTCAGTGTCCTCACGCACCCCTTCAACTAGCCATGGtggctgcccctccccacctttATAAGTACTTTTTCGAGTACCTCTTCATGTATTTTATAacgagatccaatttttccaagTCTTTTTCCTCAATCAGATCAGTACAATATTTCACAACTTGCAGAATGTCTTCTTCCATTGGATCTAGGGAAGAAATGCCCCCAAGTGAAGTGAGAACCAACATCTCTTAAAAACAAAGGGAGAGATCTTTAAGGCACAAAGCACTGTATTTCTGCAGCCAGACCTCGGACTGAAAACTCTCCACGGAATGGGCTATAAGGAACTGTTTCAAAGGCAGCTTAGATTTTCAAAGGTTAGGAGGTGCCCGGGTTAAGCTTTTTAAGTCATTGGAAAATGAGTTACGTCTAGTTTAATCTGTTCATATTCTCAAGTAACGTGGATACCACCTAACAAAGTAAACAACCTGAAATAGTAGTTATCCATTCTTTGAGCAAGGTCTTCACATCATTAAATTCCACAGCTCCAGCTAGATTAGGTGCCAGGGGCCGAGCACAGCTGGGTAGGTTCACCTGCAGATCGGGATAGCCCGTCACGCTGGAAGTGGAAACCGGCAGCTCTCCCtggttaaaaaaaccaaaaacatgtcACAATGTGCAGTAGTTAGACAATATCGTGTGCCACTAGAACCCATCCCAGTAGAGGTGTCTTTTAAATAGTACCAGGGGCTTGTCAAGCGCAGGACCTTCTTGTTTCAGGAAGCCATCAATTAACTTCTGGGGACTCCTGCAGGGCCCTGGCAGGGATTTTGCAGGACTACTCAGCAGCTTGTTTTTCAAAGGGCTCTGAGCCTTCTTCTTCGGGCTGGTGGGagtcttctttctgttttttctcTTATCTCTCACTGCTGCTGGTTTTAACTGAAGCCAAGGGTTCTTTGGCACTAAAAGACAGGTAAGATCCTCAACAAATGCTGCAGAGGGTACAGGGGCTCCCTTTGTGGGCATAACAACACTTAGCTGCATTTTGTTCACTGCAGATCCCGCCCTCCCTGTGTGAACACTGCTCCTGAGGCCATTGTAATCTCCTATGACATGCAGCCTGCAGTGGTCTCCCCCTCCCCAGGCTTACCAGAGGAgctggctgcctgctgctggGCAGTACTCTCAGCCTGCCTGTGCCTTTGATCATAGGCTGCTCTCAGCTCCTTTTGAAGCTCAACAGGAAGGGCAGCAAACACCTCAGGATCCACCTAGAGGAAAAGTGAGTTTAGAGTTGAACCTGATATATTGCTTATGGCAACTAGTTAAGATTTTTCACAAAAcagattttattttcaaaaagaaatttatttttctGGCCTGCACAAATTCCTAATtggttttttaaaagcaaatctcATCAAATCCTCCAATTTTGCATGGTGAGAAAAAGGAATAAAATTAAAGGACTAAATTAGAGAACATGGAGTAAACATTAGGCGCCTATGGCATGTTTTTAAGCTCCCCACTCAACCTGAAGTACTGTCCCGGTGCATGACCCAGCAGGGAAGGCCCACAGTCAGCAGGCACAACTGATTCCGGGCAGAACCTGTAAGTCCCTCTCCCCGCTGATGTCACCCTTGGTTGTGCTTCAGACAAAATGCTGCTGCTCTGTCTTGCAGACGACTGAGATAAGGCGGCTACTACTGAGAGGTCAAGGTACAACAAAAAGGGCTGAGCTGCAGCAGTCACACATGCAAACTGCAGGTGGTTCCTCAATGATCATTACCTGTGAAAATGCTGGAAGTGCAATGACATTAATTCCTGTGTCGCTGTTGGATTCCTGAGGTTCTGGTATTTGCAACAAAACTGTCCCAACTGGTTGTGGTAATATTCCCGTATTACAGCCATTTGGGGGTTCTTTCTTTCTGTCGCCAGGTAGCTCTCCTTGCTGAACAGCACACACTTGTTCTACTTGTTCCCGGAGATCTGGTGGAAGTGCCTCTAACACAGACTGATCAAGCTGTAAGACAGCAAGCACGCAAGTTTGAAGATCAGCATTGCAGAAATGGTGTGTTTTGTTTGCACAGTTAGCACTGTAACTCCAGGGCGAATGTTCTTCATAAGGAACATTAAATTCAGGGACAGCGTCTCTAGTCCTTGTCATTTAAGCATGAGGTAAAATGTGGAGTCTAGCAATTCCAAGTAAGTCCCCACTGCTGGCCAGCACTATGTAACAAATTCCTGGTGTCAATTTACCTTCTTTTTCTCAGATGGGAGATTGCTCAGAATAAGAAATACACCTGAGTCTTGGAGAGCGGCAAGCTAAACCTGCAGGTTCACTTGCCTTTGGCCTGCAGACCACAATCTCCTGCTCCTTTGGCCAGGTGCTTCCCTTGCCCATCAGTACCCACCCTGTCCTTTGGAAACTCATAATACCCATAAGTGAAGTAAGCTAATCTCAGCAGGAAGCAAGTATTTAATGTTTCATCCTAAATGGAGCCAACGCAAGCATTTCTGAATTGCGTCCTCCCTAGATTCTTAGCCAGCCTCTCCATCTCCTTTGGACTCCTTCCACAAAGGAGAGGTGGCCACAAGGACTTAATTACAGCGTATAGTACTGTCTtctggcttccaaggagcataCAATGTCAGTAACAGAATACCTCATTGACAGCCCAAACAAAATCATTCAGTCTTGTCACACAGAGAATGGTCAGCAAATGCAAGAAACCCCCCTTTGACAAAGGTCCTACTTTTTTGACTCTTTGCCAAGGAGtcgactccaactcacagcaactctacaggatAAAGTAGAACACTGACAGttacagtttctgagactgagaggagaaagcctcatctctatcctataaagcagttggtggttttgaactgctgacctcaatgtTAATAGCCTAAtaacgagtaaccactatgctaccaagccTCCTTTCTTTCTGACCACTACAGTTTCTTTGCTGAGGAAGCAGCACACAAGTACAATTTCAAACACTGGATGCTGGCACTGCTTTCACTGTTTTACCATTTCCAACAGTTGCACATCTTTGTGAAGCGTCCTCTACTGCCTATAAGTTTCAGAGATTCACCATTATTACCCACCCTAGTAGAGAGCACTCTTTCTTGGACACACTTATGTTTAAAATGTCCTTCATCTTATAAAGCTGCTTTTGTACTGATGATATTTAGAATTAGAGTGACATACCTGAGAAGGTGATGGAACCTCTATACTTAGGTTAAGTCTTGATTTCAAACTGATAGGAGGGTGTAGACCATTCCATTTCACTGAAGACTCCGCTCTGCTGGGAACAGGACTGACAGGggaagtcaggtgtgtggggaagGAGGGCAGCAAAGTGCACGTTCTAGAAGCAGATGAGATCT contains the following coding sequences:
- the REV1 gene encoding DNA repair protein REV1 isoform X6 encodes the protein MFFGHAKQLCPNLQAVPYDFHAYKEVARTMYETLASYTHSIEAVSCDEALVDITEALAETRLTPEEFASAVRAEIKDQTKCAASVGIGSNILLARMATRKAKPDGQYHLKPEEVDDFIRGQLVINLPGVGRSMESKLASLGIKTCGDLQYMTMAKLQKEFGPKTGQMLYRFCRGLDDRPVRTEKQRKSVSAEINYGIRFTQPKEADAFLLSLSEEIQRRLEAAGMKGKRLTLRIMVRKPGAPVETAKFGGHGICDNIARTVTLDQATDSAKIIGKATLNMFHTMKLNISDMRGVGIQMNQLVPTHQTPPACLSHPAVQSDFSCGSHSVMDLLQVQKAKKSTEEEHKEVFLAAMDLEISSASRTCTLLPSFPTHLTSPVSPVPSRAESSVKWNGLHPPISLKSRLNLSIEVPSPSQLDQSVLEALPPDLREQVEQVCAVQQGELPGDRKKEPPNGCNTGILPQPVGTVLLQIPEPQESNSDTGINVIALPAFSQVDPEVFAALPVELQKELRAAYDQRHRQAESTAQQQAASSSVPKNPWLQLKPAAVRDKRKNRKKTPTSPKKKAQSPLKNKLLSSPAKSLPGPCRSPQKLIDGFLKQEGPALDKPLGELPVSTSSVTGYPDLQVNLPSCARPLAPNLAGAVEFNDVKTLLKEWITTISDPMEEDILQVVKYCTDLIEEKDLEKLDLVIKYMKRLMQQSVESVWNMAFDFILDNVQVVLQQTYGSTLKVT